In one window of Mus pahari chromosome 3, PAHARI_EIJ_v1.1, whole genome shotgun sequence DNA:
- the Ak1 gene encoding adenylate kinase isoenzyme 1, with protein sequence MEEKLKKAKIIFVVGGPGSGKGTQCEKIVQKYGYTHLSTGDLLRAEVSSGSERGKKLSAIMEKGELVPLDTVLDMLRDAMLAKVDSSNGFLIDGYPREVKQGEEFEQKIGQPTLLLYVDAGAETMTKRLLKRGETSGRVDDNEETIKKRLETYYNATEPVISFYDKRGIVRKVNAEGTVDTVFSEVCTYLDSLK encoded by the exons AGAAGCTGAAAAAGGCCAAGATCATCTTTGTGGTGG GCGGGCCTGGCTCGGGAAAGGGCACCCAGTGCGAGAAGATTGTACAGAAATATGGCTACACCCACCTCTCTACTGGGGACCTGCTTCGGGCAGAAGTCAGCTCTGGATCGGAGAGGGGCAAGAAGCTGTCGGCTATCATGGAGAAGGGAGAGCTAGTGCCACTG GACACGGTGCTGGACATGCTCCGAGATGCTATGTTAGCCAAAGTGGACTCTTCCAACGGCTTCCTGATCGATGGCTACCCGAGGGAGGTGAAACAGGGAGAAGAGTTTGAACAGAAG ATTGGACAGCCCACACTGCTGCTGTATGTGGACGCGGGTGCCGAGACCATGACCAAGCGGCTCCTGAAGCGAGGGGAGACCAGTGGCCGCGTGGATGACAACGAGGAGACCATCAAGAAGCGGCTGGAGACTTATTACAACGCCACAGAGCCTGTCATCTCCTTCTATGACAAGCGTGGCATTGTGCGCAAG GTCAATGCCGAAGGCACGGTGGACACTGTCTTCTCTGAGGTCTGCACCTATCTCGACTCCCTGAAGTAA